The following are encoded together in the Candidatus Methylomirabilis lanthanidiphila genome:
- a CDS encoding adenine glycosylase: MSSVNHHFPDPVIRRKFRQRLLRWYARHQRDLPWRKTSDPYKILVSEVMLQQTQVDRVIPKYKEFLRKYPTLQELAGASVGDVEATWRPLGYNIRPVRLHAIAQEAVGRHRGKIPDSLEELQAFKGIGRYTAGAVMSFAFRKDAPILDTNVKRVLQRVFLGSTNGNGSKPLKRLWDLSAALIPKGKAYDFNQALMDFGALICTARKPNCPNCPMQPFCLSYPWDKDNTPCPKLQRPSK; this comes from the coding sequence ATGTCATCCGTCAACCATCACTTCCCGGATCCCGTCATCAGACGAAAATTCCGACAGCGACTCCTGCGCTGGTATGCGCGTCATCAGCGCGATCTGCCGTGGCGGAAGACCTCCGACCCGTATAAGATCCTGGTCTCGGAGGTGATGCTGCAACAGACCCAGGTTGACCGGGTCATCCCCAAATACAAGGAGTTCCTTCGCAAGTACCCCACGCTGCAGGAGCTGGCCGGCGCCTCGGTCGGCGACGTGGAGGCCACGTGGCGGCCGCTGGGCTACAATATCCGGCCGGTCCGCCTGCACGCCATCGCCCAAGAGGCAGTTGGCCGACACCGTGGCAAGATTCCAGACTCGCTGGAGGAGCTTCAGGCGTTCAAGGGGATCGGCCGCTACACCGCCGGCGCGGTGATGAGCTTTGCGTTTCGCAAGGACGCGCCGATTCTTGACACCAATGTAAAAAGGGTGCTGCAGCGGGTCTTCCTCGGCTCCACAAACGGAAACGGCTCTAAGCCGCTCAAACGTCTCTGGGACCTCTCAGCCGCCTTGATCCCTAAGGGTAAAGCGTACGACTTTAATCAGGCCCTGATGGACTTCGGCGCGCTCATCTGCACCGCCCGGAAGCCCAACTGTCCAAACTGCCCCATGCAGCCATTCTGCCTCTCTTACCCGTGGGACAAGGACAACACACCGTGCCCAAAGCTGCAACGACCATCGAAGTAG
- a CDS encoding CTP pyrophosphohydrolase produces MPKAATTIEVAAGLIVRGGKILIAQRLGNAHLGGLWEFPGGKRQPGESFEACLKREVMEELGLTIAVHEQVASAEHHDPQHHIRLHFYRCTVLTGEPRPLGCETCQWITPVEISNYPFPPADLPLVHQIASGRHIIT; encoded by the coding sequence GTGCCCAAAGCTGCAACGACCATCGAAGTAGCGGCCGGCCTCATCGTCAGGGGCGGGAAGATCCTCATCGCCCAGCGCTTAGGCAACGCCCATCTCGGCGGACTGTGGGAGTTTCCCGGCGGCAAACGGCAGCCCGGTGAGAGCTTTGAGGCCTGCCTGAAAAGAGAGGTCATGGAAGAATTGGGGCTGACCATCGCGGTCCACGAACAGGTCGCCTCCGCCGAGCACCACGACCCTCAGCACCACATCCGGCTCCATTTTTATCGTTGCACCGTCCTGACCGGCGAACCCCGTCCCCTCGGGTGCGAAACCTGTCAATGGATTACGCCGGTCGAGATCAGCAACTACCCGTTTCCTCCCGCCGACCTTCCGCTGGTCCATCAGATCGCCTCGGGCCGGCATATCATCACTTAG
- a CDS encoding peptide deformylase has translation MAILKVARLGHPVLRQVAPPVRPEAIREAETQRLIDDMIETMREYEGVGIAAPQVHVSRQIAVIEATDNRRYPDAPEIPLTVLVNLEVIPLAPEIEDDWEGCLSLIDFRGQTPRYHQVRVKALDREGRPLEFVATGFHARVLQHERDHLLGKLFIDRMKSLETLTYLAEYSRHWKR, from the coding sequence TTGGCGATCCTGAAGGTGGCGCGTCTGGGGCATCCGGTCTTACGCCAGGTGGCACCGCCCGTCAGGCCGGAGGCGATTCGAGAGGCCGAAACCCAGCGCCTGATCGATGATATGATCGAGACGATGCGGGAATACGAAGGGGTTGGGATCGCCGCGCCGCAGGTCCATGTCTCCAGGCAAATCGCCGTCATCGAGGCGACCGATAACCGGCGCTACCCTGATGCGCCTGAGATTCCGCTTACGGTCCTGGTCAATCTTGAGGTAATCCCGCTCGCTCCAGAGATTGAGGATGACTGGGAGGGGTGTCTCAGCCTGATCGATTTCCGGGGCCAGACGCCGCGGTACCACCAAGTACGGGTCAAGGCGCTCGATCGGGAGGGCCGGCCGCTTGAGTTCGTCGCGACCGGGTTCCATGCGCGGGTACTCCAGCACGAGCGTGATCACCTGCTGGGTAAGCTCTTTATCGACCGGATGAAAAGCCTGGAGACGCTCACATATCTTGCTGAGTACAGCCGTCACTGGAAGCGTTAA
- a CDS encoding ATP:cob(I)alamin adenosyltransferase, with product MKIYTRKGDTGETGLIGGTRVPKSALRVEACGEVDELSAVLGWIVTKLTDESIRQDLLQIQRDLFAVGAQLADPRSGSGTGPTGHVEQKPVPDPDRGAEKAGLTEGRVRELEGMIDRCDTALSPLRAFILPGGSEGGALFHLARAVCRRAERRMVALSLDEPLSPLLIPYMNRLSDLLFTLARAVNREAGVEEIPW from the coding sequence ATGAAAATCTATACGCGGAAGGGTGATACGGGCGAGACTGGGCTGATTGGCGGGACGCGTGTGCCCAAATCCGCCCTGCGAGTCGAGGCATGCGGCGAGGTGGACGAACTGAGCGCCGTCCTGGGCTGGATCGTAACCAAGTTGACGGACGAGTCGATCAGACAAGACCTCCTGCAGATCCAGCGCGATCTGTTTGCCGTCGGCGCGCAGCTTGCCGATCCCCGATCGGGGTCTGGGACAGGCCCGACCGGTCATGTGGAGCAGAAGCCTGTCCCAGACCCCGATCGGGGAGCCGAGAAGGCGGGCCTGACCGAGGGGCGGGTCCGGGAGTTGGAGGGGATGATCGACCGATGCGATACCGCGCTGAGCCCGCTGCGCGCCTTTATTCTGCCGGGCGGTTCAGAGGGCGGCGCGCTGTTCCACCTGGCCAGGGCCGTCTGTCGACGGGCGGAGCGACGGATGGTCGCATTGTCACTGGATGAGCCGCTCTCGCCTCTACTCATCCCGTATATGAATCGGCTCTCCGACCTCCTCTTTACCTTGGCCAGGGCGGTCAATCGTGAGGCGGGGGTCGAAGAGATTCCGTGGTAG
- a CDS encoding virulence factor: MRKVPYPHPGEILLEEFLKPMGITQYRLAKEIGVPQRRIGEIVSGARTITVDTGLRLSRFFGMSEDFWIGLQMDYDAAKTKDSLAKTLAKIKPWTPSEVHTGTLA, translated from the coding sequence ATGCGTAAAGTTCCCTATCCCCACCCGGGCGAAATTCTGCTGGAAGAATTTCTAAAACCCATGGGCATCACACAATATCGACTAGCCAAAGAGATCGGCGTACCGCAACGGCGCATCGGTGAGATCGTGTCCGGTGCGCGCACCATTACCGTCGATACGGGTCTGCGTTTATCGCGGTTTTTCGGCATGTCCGAGGATTTCTGGATCGGCTTACAGATGGACTACGACGCAGCTAAGACCAAAGATTCCCTTGCCAAGACGCTGGCGAAAATCAAGCCATGGACTCCGAGTGAGGTTCATACGGGTACCCTGGCCTGA
- a CDS encoding excinuclease ABC subunit A produces the protein MPIRSFRCADTQRLFGGERVKQFAHIESVAMRKLAMLNRAGSLEDLRVPPGNRLEALKRDRAGQHSIRVNDQFRVCFVWTAEGPKDVEIVDYH, from the coding sequence ATGCCGATCCGGTCGTTCAGGTGTGCCGATACACAACGCCTGTTTGGCGGCGAACGAGTCAAGCAGTTCGCGCACATCGAATCTGTGGCTATGCGCAAGCTGGCAATGCTGAACCGGGCCGGAAGTCTTGAAGACTTGCGTGTGCCGCCGGGCAACCGACTGGAGGCCTTAAAACGTGACCGCGCCGGGCAGCACAGCATCCGCGTCAACGACCAGTTCCGTGTATGCTTCGTGTGGACGGCGGAAGGCCCGAAGGACGTTGAGATCGTAGACTACCACTGA
- a CDS encoding AIPR protein, whose amino-acid sequence MSTWKSAFTARTDLNRYGDNAIGLFALALRFGLEDLETVAAESLTDGSDDKKVDLVYIDRDESVAVIAQCYTSTKARDSAPANKASDLNTAVAWLLQRSIDDLPERLRSTAAELRECLIDGSVADLHVWYVHNLPESSNVHNEILTVESSLALALKSAFPGKEIGTQVLEVGNAKLDEWYADTQSPILVTDHFTIPIPDGFQMRAANWDAYVTAIPAKFLYTQYRKHKARLFSANVRDYLGSRKTDANINYGIKRTAADTPGDFWVYNNGLTLLVNDYTPEVRGARKYLKIHGLSIVNGAQTTGALGSLDRSPHQTALVPVRVVKTTDSETIFNIIQYNNSQNKIAAADFRSRDRIQKRLREEFARIPDAEYQGGRRGGHADAIKRNPRLLPSYTVGQALAAIAQDPVVASNEKSNIWASDKHYSKYFNDETTATHIVFAYSLLRAVEARKLSLVTKSKDAQGLTEVHTRELEFFRNRGATFLLVSAIASALETILIRRIPNVARLSFSRQCSPAKAEKLWTPIVEIVAPFCQQLQEAFTHGLKNVDLVKKSVQTFQSLVQSTATANASAFREFAKHVKVKTQAEQAR is encoded by the coding sequence GTGAGCACGTGGAAGTCCGCATTCACGGCGAGAACTGATCTGAATCGGTACGGCGACAACGCAATCGGGTTATTTGCCTTGGCCCTACGATTCGGCCTCGAAGACCTTGAGACCGTTGCCGCCGAGTCGCTGACGGATGGCAGCGACGACAAGAAAGTCGACCTCGTCTACATCGACCGAGATGAAAGCGTTGCGGTCATTGCGCAGTGCTACACATCTACGAAGGCGCGTGATTCCGCCCCGGCAAACAAGGCCAGCGACTTGAACACTGCTGTCGCTTGGCTCCTCCAGAGAAGCATTGACGACCTCCCGGAAAGGCTTCGATCCACGGCGGCCGAGCTGCGCGAATGCCTCATCGATGGTTCGGTTGCCGATTTGCATGTCTGGTATGTTCACAATTTGCCGGAATCGAGCAATGTGCATAATGAGATCCTGACAGTCGAGAGTTCTCTTGCCCTCGCGCTGAAAAGCGCCTTTCCCGGAAAAGAGATCGGTACCCAAGTTCTAGAGGTGGGCAACGCCAAACTCGACGAATGGTACGCCGATACGCAGTCCCCTATCCTTGTTACAGATCACTTCACAATTCCCATCCCAGATGGATTCCAAATGAGGGCAGCCAACTGGGATGCATATGTGACAGCGATACCTGCGAAATTCTTGTACACACAGTACCGAAAGCACAAAGCTCGGCTCTTTTCGGCCAATGTGCGGGACTACTTAGGTTCGCGTAAGACAGATGCAAATATCAACTACGGCATCAAACGCACGGCAGCCGACACGCCGGGCGACTTCTGGGTTTACAATAATGGCCTCACCTTGCTCGTCAACGACTATACGCCAGAGGTTCGGGGAGCACGGAAGTACCTGAAGATTCACGGACTATCGATAGTAAACGGGGCGCAGACAACCGGCGCACTCGGTTCCCTTGATAGGTCACCACATCAAACAGCATTGGTGCCTGTTCGTGTAGTGAAGACGACCGACTCTGAGACGATCTTCAACATCATCCAATATAATAACAGTCAAAATAAGATTGCGGCTGCAGACTTTCGCAGCCGAGATAGGATCCAGAAGAGGTTACGCGAGGAGTTTGCCCGGATTCCCGATGCGGAGTATCAGGGCGGTCGTCGCGGCGGTCATGCAGACGCCATCAAGAGGAATCCGCGGCTCCTACCTTCCTACACTGTGGGGCAGGCTCTCGCGGCGATTGCCCAGGACCCTGTCGTTGCATCCAACGAGAAATCCAACATTTGGGCATCTGACAAGCACTACTCCAAGTACTTCAATGACGAGACGACGGCAACGCATATCGTCTTTGCCTACAGTCTGTTGCGAGCAGTCGAAGCACGGAAGCTCAGCCTTGTGACAAAATCAAAGGACGCTCAGGGCCTTACCGAAGTGCATACGAGAGAGCTTGAGTTCTTCCGGAATCGTGGAGCCACCTTCTTGCTCGTCTCGGCCATTGCGAGCGCGTTGGAAACGATTTTGATTAGACGCATACCAAACGTGGCGCGTCTTTCGTTTTCCCGGCAATGCTCTCCGGCGAAGGCAGAGAAACTGTGGACCCCAATTGTTGAGATTGTCGCTCCCTTTTGCCAGCAGTTGCAGGAGGCCTTCACCCACGGCCTGAAGAATGTCGATCTTGTCAAGAAGAGCGTGCAGACGTTCCAGAGTCTAGTTCAGTCGACCGCCACAGCCAATGCGAGCGCGTTCAGAGAGTTTGCAAAACACGTCAAAGTAAAGACGCAGGCGGAACAGGCTCGGTGA
- a CDS encoding TPR domain-containing protein, whose amino-acid sequence MQDETVPITLEAHRKAVELDPENVQARYRLALEFLRSRQVKEAIAEMQRVIIVDPTHVDAHFQLSLWYYRRCMFHAAIEAAKKILTLDPANPWAYYRMAKSYFHLGKLDLAIQSFRKVLDADPTHIIVHYNLGIIYERKRQWQDAIREFLQVVSENPEDASSHFHLGLAYKRLGMRDLAIGEFMAALNLDGDDSASLEQLHTLQD is encoded by the coding sequence ATGCAAGACGAGACGGTCCCGATAACCCTTGAGGCCCACCGCAAGGCCGTTGAGCTGGACCCTGAAAATGTCCAGGCGCGCTATCGGCTTGCGCTGGAGTTCCTTCGGTCGCGGCAGGTCAAAGAAGCCATCGCCGAGATGCAGCGGGTGATTATCGTGGATCCCACGCACGTCGATGCCCACTTTCAACTCAGCCTCTGGTATTACCGGCGGTGCATGTTCCACGCCGCCATCGAAGCCGCCAAGAAGATCCTGACGTTGGATCCGGCCAACCCCTGGGCCTACTACCGGATGGCCAAGTCCTACTTCCATCTGGGCAAGCTGGACTTGGCCATACAGAGTTTCAGGAAGGTGCTGGACGCGGACCCCACGCATATCATTGTTCACTACAACCTTGGCATCATCTATGAGCGGAAACGGCAGTGGCAGGACGCGATTCGGGAGTTCTTACAGGTGGTCTCCGAGAATCCTGAGGATGCCTCGTCTCATTTTCACCTGGGACTTGCCTACAAGCGGCTGGGCATGCGTGATCTGGCCATCGGGGAGTTCATGGCGGCCCTGAACCTCGACGGCGACGACAGCGCCTCACTCGAACAGCTCCACACCCTCCAAGACTGA
- a CDS encoding small mechanosensitive ion channel protein MscS, whose amino-acid sequence MINAGAVEEFLYWLRTGGVRLGIIVTGSLLLVHLLKLASDRVVRAVTEQGNGQVSEQEKRALTLAGIVKTVGTTVIVIIATMMGLQELGLDITPVIAGAGVVGLAVGFGAQSLIKDVIAGFFIILEGQFAVGDVIKTGEISGSVERLNLRVTILRDFSSGAVHFIPNSELKVVSNLTKEWSRVALDIGVAYDEDIDWVVEVLQRTGQELAKDERMGPLILEPPEVLGIESFGESQVIIKVLVKTLPQRQWEVAREFRKRIKAAFEKEGIEMPYPTRVHLTRIESLPIEEQDISAQL is encoded by the coding sequence GTGATAAACGCCGGAGCAGTTGAGGAGTTTCTCTATTGGCTGCGGACCGGCGGCGTGCGCCTGGGGATCATCGTCACGGGAAGCCTGCTCCTGGTTCACCTCCTGAAGCTGGCCTCGGATCGGGTCGTCCGGGCCGTAACGGAACAAGGCAACGGCCAGGTTAGCGAGCAGGAAAAGCGCGCCCTGACGCTCGCCGGCATCGTCAAGACCGTCGGAACGACGGTCATCGTGATCATCGCGACGATGATGGGACTTCAGGAGCTAGGGTTGGATATTACGCCCGTCATCGCCGGCGCGGGTGTGGTAGGGCTGGCCGTGGGCTTCGGCGCTCAGAGTCTGATCAAGGATGTCATCGCCGGCTTCTTCATCATCCTTGAGGGACAGTTTGCGGTGGGCGACGTCATCAAGACCGGCGAGATCAGCGGTTCGGTGGAGCGACTCAACCTGCGGGTGACGATCCTGCGGGATTTCAGCAGCGGGGCGGTGCATTTTATTCCCAACAGCGAGCTCAAGGTCGTTTCGAACCTGACGAAGGAGTGGTCGCGGGTCGCACTGGATATCGGCGTCGCCTACGACGAGGATATTGACTGGGTTGTCGAGGTGCTGCAACGGACCGGACAGGAGCTGGCAAAAGATGAGCGGATGGGTCCGCTGATCCTGGAGCCGCCGGAGGTTCTCGGTATTGAGTCATTCGGCGAATCTCAAGTCATCATCAAGGTGCTGGTCAAGACGCTGCCCCAGCGACAATGGGAGGTGGCTCGGGAGTTTCGAAAGCGGATCAAGGCGGCCTTTGAGAAAGAGGGGATCGAAATGCCGTATCCCACCCGGGTCCACTTGACACGAATCGAGAGCCTGCCCATCGAAGAACAGGATATCAGCGCTCAGCTATGA
- a CDS encoding 4-alpha-glucanotransferase (Amylomaltase) (Disproportionating enzyme) (D-enzyme): protein MMDGPSGQTLGSGRDTLSFLLVLHNHQPLGNFDEVIQALTDRAYRPFLEAIHARPALKFTLHLSGPLLLWLERRAPDYLDLIGDLVQRGRLELLSGGLYEPVLAAIPHEDRITQITLMNERLRSRFGVRPRGLWLTERIWDSAIIPSLVDAGIAYVLMDDRAFLTSGFEAERLHDYYLTEGEDKLLAVFPIDKTLRYLIPFRPPTEIEAHLRRIARMGGRLAIAADDGEKFGGWPGTAQWVYKDGWLKGFLDLLEGAGDWLATQTVSEALDHVAPAGLCYLPTCSYVEMEEWSLGPDGGRRFEELKSRLGPDADRFMPHLRGGHWKHFLIRYPEANRAHKKGLALGRLLPTGRGANRARLELLAAQCNDSYWHGIFGGLYLPHLRHEIWRHLARAEALIRRRQKVKVELSDVDSDGAPEVWISSSRGSAQIQPHRGGRLVEWTDFAGEINLLNTLTRRPELYHDAIRRAAAHPEQQTHEGIPGIHDLQRAAPADLVNALCYDQWERAAFLDHFFTEVDPLSAWLSGRLDERGDFIEALWGFTPTSGGVALDRVGRVRTESDLSHPVLLRKEYAFMDNRRLTVLYRMQNQGHDRLDIRFGVELNFFLPGLAYGQSVIMLGDQRVSLDNPTYAAAVERFTVSTNGPTPQLRIELNHPAILYSHLVATVSQSEDGYERTVQGVAAMPTWDLRLDPGEMWEGQVEVALT from the coding sequence ATGATGGATGGACCTTCTGGGCAGACGCTTGGCAGCGGTCGGGACACGCTCAGTTTTCTGCTTGTCCTGCACAATCATCAGCCTTTGGGCAATTTTGATGAGGTGATCCAGGCGCTGACCGACAGGGCCTACCGACCCTTTCTGGAGGCCATCCACGCCAGGCCGGCGCTCAAATTTACCCTGCACCTGAGCGGGCCGCTGTTGCTGTGGCTGGAGCGCCGGGCCCCGGATTACCTGGATCTTATCGGCGACCTGGTCCAGCGCGGTCGGCTGGAACTGCTGTCGGGAGGGTTGTACGAGCCGGTCCTGGCGGCTATTCCACACGAGGACCGCATTACCCAGATCACGCTGATGAACGAGCGCCTTCGGTCCCGTTTCGGTGTTCGCCCGCGCGGCCTGTGGCTCACCGAGCGGATCTGGGACAGCGCCATCATCCCGTCACTGGTCGATGCGGGGATCGCCTATGTCTTGATGGATGACCGAGCCTTCCTCACGTCAGGATTTGAGGCCGAGCGACTGCACGACTACTACCTGACCGAAGGGGAAGATAAATTGCTGGCGGTCTTCCCGATCGATAAGACGCTTCGTTATCTGATCCCGTTTCGCCCGCCTACCGAGATTGAGGCACACCTGCGCCGGATCGCGCGGATGGGCGGGCGGCTGGCCATTGCTGCCGATGATGGTGAGAAGTTCGGCGGCTGGCCTGGGACCGCGCAGTGGGTCTATAAGGACGGATGGCTGAAAGGGTTTCTGGACCTTCTGGAAGGCGCCGGCGACTGGCTCGCCACGCAGACGGTCAGCGAGGCGCTGGATCATGTTGCTCCCGCCGGCCTGTGCTACCTTCCCACCTGCTCATATGTCGAGATGGAAGAATGGTCGCTCGGACCGGACGGAGGGCGGCGGTTTGAGGAGTTGAAGAGCCGTCTCGGCCCCGATGCCGATCGGTTCATGCCCCACCTCCGCGGAGGACATTGGAAGCATTTCCTGATCCGATATCCCGAGGCGAACCGGGCCCACAAAAAGGGTCTGGCGCTCGGCCGACTGCTGCCGACAGGGCGCGGCGCCAACCGGGCCAGGCTTGAGCTGCTCGCGGCTCAGTGTAACGACAGCTACTGGCACGGGATATTCGGCGGCCTGTATCTGCCTCATTTGCGACACGAGATTTGGCGGCATCTCGCGCGCGCTGAGGCGCTCATCCGCCGCCGCCAGAAAGTCAAGGTGGAACTGTCCGATGTCGATAGCGATGGGGCGCCGGAGGTCTGGATATCGAGCAGCCGCGGCTCGGCCCAGATTCAGCCGCATCGCGGCGGTCGGCTGGTAGAATGGACCGACTTTGCCGGCGAGATCAATCTTCTCAATACGCTCACGCGCCGTCCGGAACTCTATCACGATGCCATCCGGCGCGCCGCAGCGCACCCTGAACAACAGACGCACGAGGGGATCCCAGGGATTCACGATCTGCAGCGGGCGGCGCCGGCCGATCTTGTGAACGCGCTCTGCTATGATCAATGGGAACGGGCAGCATTTCTGGATCATTTCTTCACAGAAGTCGATCCGCTATCGGCTTGGCTCAGCGGCCGCCTGGACGAGCGGGGCGACTTCATTGAGGCCCTGTGGGGCTTCACGCCGACGAGTGGTGGCGTCGCCCTTGATCGAGTGGGGCGGGTTCGAACCGAGTCCGATCTCAGTCATCCGGTCCTTTTGCGGAAGGAATACGCCTTTATGGATAATCGGCGCCTCACAGTGCTCTACCGGATGCAGAATCAGGGACACGACCGCCTGGATATTCGTTTCGGGGTGGAGCTGAACTTCTTTCTGCCGGGCCTCGCCTATGGGCAATCGGTCATTATGCTAGGCGACCAGCGCGTCTCGCTTGATAATCCGACGTACGCGGCCGCCGTCGAGCGCTTCACTGTATCCACCAACGGGCCAACACCCCAGCTTCGCATCGAACTCAACCATCCTGCAATACTATACAGCCATCTGGTAGCAACCGTCTCGCAGTCGGAGGACGGATATGAACGGACAGTACAGGGCGTAGCCGCCATGCCGACCTGGGATCTCCGCCTTGATCCTGGTGAAATGTGGGAAGGGCAGGTGGAGGTCGCGTTGACGTGA
- a CDS encoding glycogen branching protein produces the protein MPSTLAAEAIKAIVQGEYSDPFAVLGPHQVNVGAEFAVAVRAFLPDAREATVVPADGVSKDQPMELVHPDGLFEAIVPNRDGLFPYRLRVVDRQEQWCEVEDPYRFSSTLSDYDLYLMGEGSHLRNYEKLGAHLMTLGGAPGVGFAVWAPNAKSVSVVGDFNRWDGRRHPMRNHPGNGIWDLFIPGLTEGALYKFEIKSQSGEPLALKADPFAFAFESPPRTASRVFNIDAYQWGDTLWIEARTQQNPLERPMAIYEVHLGSWMRAHEAENDFLTYRELAHRLADYATGMGYTHVELLPITEHPFYGSWGYQTIGYFAPTCRYGTPTDFMYFVDYLHQHGIGVILDWVPSHFPRDPHGLVYFDGTCLYEHEDPRKGEHRDWGTLIFNYGRKEVDNFLLSNALFWLERYHLDGLRVDAVASMLYLDYSRQPGEWVPNIYGGNENLEAVAFLKRFNELVYERHPGVMTIAEESTAWPQVSRPTYTGGLGFGLKWNMGWMHDMLGYIALDPIHRSYHHNNLTFGLLYAFSENFVLPLSHDEVVHGKGSLLGKMSGDTWQKFAGLRGFYVYMYGQPGKKLLFMGGEFGQWREWDHDQNLDWHLLTEGPHHKGLQRLVQDLNRLYRCQPALHEVDFDPHGFEWIDCHDWQGSIVSFLRRARNPDDFIVVVCNFTPVPRYGYRIGVPIGGYYMELLNSDAAIYGGTNLGNGGGVAAEPIPDHGRPFSLLLTLPPLSGLILKPTTT, from the coding sequence ATGCCTTCCACCCTTGCTGCTGAGGCGATTAAGGCGATCGTTCAGGGTGAGTATAGCGATCCGTTCGCCGTGCTGGGCCCGCATCAGGTAAATGTCGGCGCTGAGTTCGCCGTCGCCGTGCGGGCCTTCCTCCCGGACGCCAGGGAGGCGACGGTCGTCCCTGCTGACGGCGTGAGCAAGGATCAGCCCATGGAGCTCGTGCACCCGGATGGACTCTTTGAGGCCATCGTCCCGAACCGAGACGGCCTCTTTCCCTATCGACTACGTGTAGTGGATCGGCAGGAACAGTGGTGTGAGGTCGAGGACCCCTACCGCTTTTCCTCGACCTTGAGCGACTATGACCTGTACCTGATGGGCGAGGGCAGCCATCTCCGGAACTACGAGAAGTTGGGGGCTCATCTGATGACCCTTGGTGGCGCGCCCGGGGTAGGCTTTGCGGTCTGGGCCCCCAATGCCAAAAGCGTTAGCGTGGTCGGAGACTTCAATCGCTGGGACGGCCGTCGTCATCCGATGCGAAACCACCCCGGAAACGGCATCTGGGATCTCTTTATCCCTGGGCTGACAGAGGGCGCGCTGTACAAATTCGAGATCAAGTCGCAATCGGGGGAGCCTCTGGCCCTCAAAGCCGACCCGTTCGCCTTCGCCTTCGAGTCGCCACCCCGGACCGCCTCGCGCGTGTTCAACATCGATGCGTATCAGTGGGGAGACACGTTGTGGATCGAAGCGCGCACTCAACAGAACCCGCTTGAGCGACCCATGGCCATCTACGAAGTACATTTGGGCTCCTGGATGCGGGCGCATGAAGCGGAGAATGATTTCCTGACATACCGGGAGCTGGCGCATCGGCTTGCCGATTATGCAACCGGGATGGGGTATACCCATGTCGAGCTGCTTCCGATTACGGAACATCCGTTTTATGGCTCGTGGGGGTATCAAACCATCGGCTACTTCGCGCCAACCTGCCGGTATGGAACGCCCACCGACTTCATGTACTTCGTGGATTACCTGCACCAGCACGGGATCGGCGTGATCCTTGACTGGGTTCCCTCGCACTTCCCCCGCGACCCGCACGGGTTGGTCTACTTTGATGGGACCTGCCTCTATGAGCATGAAGACCCCCGCAAGGGCGAGCATCGCGACTGGGGCACGCTCATCTTCAATTACGGCCGAAAAGAAGTGGATAATTTCCTGCTGAGCAATGCGCTGTTCTGGCTTGAACGCTATCACCTGGACGGTTTGCGAGTGGATGCGGTCGCCTCGATGCTCTACCTGGACTACTCCCGCCAGCCCGGCGAGTGGGTCCCCAACATCTACGGCGGCAACGAGAATCTGGAGGCCGTCGCCTTCCTCAAGCGCTTCAATGAACTGGTCTACGAGCGCCATCCCGGCGTGATGACGATTGCTGAGGAATCGACTGCATGGCCCCAGGTCTCGCGTCCGACCTATACGGGCGGGCTCGGCTTCGGATTGAAGTGGAACATGGGGTGGATGCATGACATGCTCGGGTACATAGCGCTCGATCCGATTCATCGAAGCTATCATCACAACAATCTGACCTTCGGTCTGCTCTACGCCTTCAGCGAGAATTTCGTCTTGCCCCTTTCTCACGACGAGGTAGTGCATGGGAAGGGCTCGCTGCTTGGAAAGATGTCGGGCGATACCTGGCAGAAGTTCGCCGGTCTGCGCGGCTTCTATGTCTATATGTACGGGCAACCGGGGAAGAAACTCCTGTTCATGGGAGGCGAGTTCGGCCAGTGGCGCGAGTGGGATCACGACCAAAACCTGGACTGGCATCTGCTCACGGAAGGCCCCCACCACAAAGGGTTGCAGAGGCTGGTACAGGACCTGAACCGGCTGTACCGATGCCAGCCAGCCCTGCACGAGGTCGATTTCGACCCTCACGGATTCGAGTGGATCGACTGCCATGACTGGCAGGGGAGCATCGTCTCGTTCCTGCGGCGCGCTCGGAATCCGGACGACTTCATCGTCGTGGTCTGCAACTTCACCCCCGTACCCCGATATGGCTATCGCATCGGTGTGCCAATCGGGGGCTACTATATGGAGTTGTTGAACTCAGACGCGGCGATCTACGGCGGCACCAATCTCGGGAATGGTGGGGGCGTTGCGGCAGAGCCGATCCCGGACCATGGACGGCCGTTCTCGTTGCTCCTCACCCTGCCTCCATTGAGCGGGTTGATTCTCAAGCCCACAACCACATAG